One Capsicum annuum cultivar UCD-10X-F1 chromosome 2, UCD10Xv1.1, whole genome shotgun sequence genomic window carries:
- the LOC107859401 gene encoding endonuclease MutS2 isoform X1 gives MNLFTCSCKINNIFTLHLPILHINRRTTRFSIRFSSESTHRLKLAESLQSETLELLEWPALCQQLSSFTSTSMGFDAAESARIPVGRTPDESRKLLSQTSAAVAVPRPLDFTGIQDVSSIVDASVAGGILSIGELCAVKRTLAAARFLLQQLEEIASQGDFSERYSPLKEILHSCDYLVELEQKIEFCIDCSFSVILDRASEDLEIIRSERKRNMDNLESLLKKISTRVFQGGGFDRPLVTERRSRMCVAISASHRSLLPNAVILGKSSSGSTYFMEPKEAVELNNMEVKLSSSERVEEQTILSLLTSEIAESNMKIKRLLDKIVEIDLAFARAAHAQWTGGVCPALSSRDCNISQPECLSINVEGIQHPLLLESSLRNLSTNAPPRLPGLDQGNGVMNFETKPHAHFPVPIDIKIGHGTKVVVISGPNTGGKTASMKTLGLASMMLKAGMYLPAQNQPRLPWFDLILADIGDQQSLEQSLSTFSGHISRLCEILEVASRESLVLIDEIGSGTDPSEGVALSESILQYLKDRVNLAVVTTHYADLTRLKEKDSRFETAATEFSLETLQPTYRILWGSMGESNALNIAKSMGFDERIIEQAVLWVNKLTPDKQQEQKGLLYRSLLEERDGLESQAMEAASLHSDIMNIYNEINNETQDLDEREGALKSRQTHEIQQEVNTVKNEIQTIVQRFESQLRNASADDINTLVKKAEAAIASIIEAHQPSKDSLVREIGQSLYTPQVGEQVYVKAFGNKLATVVEEPGDDDNILVQYGKIRVRVDRRSIRPIPPDASSSAAHLKTQVQQIRNLRDLRSLSEASKNQQDSFGAVVQTSKNTIDLRGLRAEDASLQLNMAIDSRAPNSVLFVIHGMGTGVLKESALKLLRDHPRVVKFEQESPMNYGCTVAYIK, from the exons atgaATCTCTTCACCTGCAGCTGCAAAATCAACAATATCTTCACCCTTCATCTTCCTATCCTTCACATCAACCGCCGTACAACTCGTTTCTCCATCCGCTTCTCATCCGAGTCAACTCACAGACTCAAACTCGCCGAGTCACTACAATCCGAAACCCTGGAGCTTCTAGAATGGCCCGCACTCTGTCAGCAGCTCTCTTCCTTCACTTCCACTTCCATGGGATTCGATGCAGCAGAATCTGCTCGGATTCCGGTGGGGAGAACTCCCGATGAGAGTAGGAAACTCCTCTCTCAGACCTCCGCCGCCGTGGCAGTTCCTCGGCCGTTGGATTTTACCGGAATTCAGGATGTTTCATCCATCGTTGATGCTTCCGTTGCTGGAGGAATACTCTCTATTGGTGAACTTTGCGCTGTGAAACGGACATTGGCTGCGGCGAGATTTTTACTTCAACAGTTGGAGGAGATTGCCTCGCAGGGTGACTTTTCTGAAAG GTACTCTCCTCTGAAGGAAATTCTTCACAGTTGTGATTATCTTGTGGAATTGGAGCAAAAAATAGAATTCTGTATTGATTGCAGCTTTTCAGTAATCCTTGACAGAGCTAGTGAAGATTTGGAAATTATAAGGTCTGAGAGAAAGAGGAACATGGATAATCTAGAATCATTGTTGAAGAAAATATCAACTCGAGTTTTTCAAGGTGGAGGATTTGACAGGCCTTTAGTGACCGAGCGCCGTTCAAGAATGTGTGTTGCTATCAGTGCTTCGCATAGATCTTTGCTTCCCAATGCTGTAATCCTAGGTAAGAGCAGTAGTGGATCTACATACTTCATGGAACCTAAAGAGGCAGTTGAGTTAAACAACATGGAAGTTAAACTTTCAAGTTCTGAAAGGGTTGAGGAGCAAACAATTTTGAGTTTGCTTACATCTGAAATAGCGGAAtctaatatgaaaataaaacGCTTGTTAGATAAAATAGTGGAAATTGATCTTGCATTTGCAAGAGCTGCTCATGCTCAGTGGACGGGTGGTGTCTGTCCAGCTTTAAGTTCAAGAGATTGTAACATATCCCAACCTGAATGTTTATCTATAAATGTGGAAGGGATACAACATCCTTTGCTTCTTGAGTCCTCCTTGAGAAACTTGTCCACTAATGCGCCCCCAAGATTACCTGGTTTGGATCAAGGAAATGGTGTTATGAATTTTGAAACAAAACCTCATGCACATTTCCCTGTGCCCATTGATATTAAAATAGGTCATGGAACAAAGGTTGTTGTCATCTCAGGCCCTAACACCGGAGGTAAAACGGCTTCAATGAAGACCCTAGGACTGGCTTCTATGATGTTGAAGGCTGGCATGTATTTGCCTGCCCAAAATCAACCACGGCTTCCATGGTTTGATCTCATTCTGGCAGACATTGGAGACCAACAG TCTCTGGAACAAAGTTTGTCAACCTTTAGTGGGCACATTTCACGGCTTTGTGAGATTCTAGAAGTCGCTTCTAGAGAATCTCTAGTTCTTATCGATGAAATTGGAAGTGGCACTGATCCTTCAGAAGGTGTAGCACTTTCAGAAAGCATACTGCAATATCTCAAGGACAGGGTCAATTTAGCTGTTGTAACTACCCACTATGCAGATTTAACTCGCTTAAAAGAAAAGGACAGTCGGTTTGAAACAGCAGCAACAGAGTTTTCCTTGGAGACTCTACAGCCTACCTATCGGATTCTCTGGGGAAGCATGGGAGAATCAAATGCCTTAAATATTGCAAAATCAATGGGCTTTGATGAAAGAATAATTGAGCAAGCAGTATTATGGGTGAACAAATTAACACCAGACAAGCAACAGGAGCAGAAGGGCTTACTTTATCGGTCACTACTTGAAGAAAGAGACGGACTAGAATCTCAAGCAATGGAAGCTGCTTCTCTTCATTCAGACATTATGAATATTTATAATGAG ATCAATAATGAAACACAAGATCTTGATGAACGTGAAGGAGCCCTCAAATCAAGGCAAACACATGAAATCCAACAGGAAGTGAATACTGTGAAAAATGAGATCCAAACTATAGTACAGCGGTTTGAGAGCCAACTCAGAAATGCAAGTGCTGACGATATTAATACACTTGTAAAAAAAGCGGAAGCTGCTATTGCATCGATAATTGAAGCTCATCAGCCTAGTAAAGATTCTCTTGTCAGAGAAATAGGCCAGAGCCTTTACACACCACAGGTTGGTGAACAAGTATATGTGAAGGCGTTTGGAAATAAGTTAGCCACTGTGGTTGAGGAACCTGGAGATGATGACAATATCCTTGTTCAATATGGAAAAATCAGAGTCCGAGTGGACAGACGCAGTATAAGACCCATCCCCCCTGATGCTTCTTCCAGTGCAGCTCACTTGAAAACCCAG GTTCAGCAGATCAGGAATCTTAGGGACCTTCGAAGTCTTTCTGAAGCAAGCAAAAATCAGCAGGATTCTTTTGGCGCTGTGGTGCAGACATCTAAAAACACAATAGACTTGCGTGGCCTGCGGGCAGAGGATGCTTCCCTCCAGCTAAACATGGCCATTGATTCAAGAGCTCCTAATTCTGTTCTTTTTGTAATTCATGGGATGGGCACTGGGGTCCTTAAGGAATCTGCACTTAAATTACTAAGAGACCATCCTCGTGTTGTTAAGTTTGAACAGGAAAGTCCTATGAATTATGGCTGTACAGTTGCTTATATCAAATGA
- the LOC107858178 gene encoding anther-specific protein TA-29-like: MAAPTCVFISFIVLLSLAICSAQPLDVRKIKSKETDHQSHKVNTLSNVDVTGFGGIGGGGGGGGGGFGIGIGGGRFGFGIGGGGGGGGFGLGIYGSIPVYNVPGYGFPVYPRGCGYVCPANNPTGEITALTISGLSHSTRPYRCRPGPNMAVNKDSNSELLLHFVDTVQDKHEHPRYGKHSEEVGLRVGGGRRLGFGRGNGRGTDDIDTSEYNRYGFNPGLSCGYLCPRNSPYGGITDFHISGLSNFNGPYRCRPDMCDDVDCHEVLLHFVPPKHDKHESQHDHPVERSEEREAGRRSEQREEEIIN; encoded by the coding sequence ATGGCAGCTCCAACATGTGTTTTCATTTCTTTTATAGTTTTGCTAAGCTTAGCAATATGCTCTGCCCAGCCACTTGATGTTCGCAAAATTAAGTCTAAGGAAACTGATCATCAGAGTCACAAAGTTAACACTTTGAGTAATGTCGATGTCACAGGCTTTGGaggcattggtggtggtggtggagggGGCGGTGGTGGATTTGGCATTGGCATTGGTGGTGGTAGATTTGGCtttggcattggtggtggtggtggtggtggtggatttggccTTGGCATTTATGGCAGTATCCCTGTCTACAATGTCCCAGGCTATGGTTTCCCAGTCTATCCTCGTGGTTGTGGTTATGTGTGTCCTGCTAATAATCCCACTGGAGAAATCACTGCACTCACAATCTCAGGATTATCACACTCCACCAGACCATACCGATGCAGGCCCGGGCCAAACATGGCTGTCAACAAAGATTCTAATTCCGAACTACTTCTACACTTTGTTGACACAGTGCAAGACAAACATGAACATCCACGCTATGGAAAACACAGTGAAGAAGTAGGTCTCCGTGTAGGGGGAGGTAGACGTTTAGGATTTGGTCGTGGTAATGGCAGAGGAACGGATGATATTGATACCTCTGAGTATAATAGATATGGATTTAACCCAGGTTTAAGCTGTGGCTATTTATGTCCACGCAACAGTCCATATGGAGGAATCACTGACTTCCATATCTCAGGATTATCAAATTTCAATGGACCTTACAGATGTCGACCAGATATGTGTGACGATGTCGATTGTCATGAAGTTCTTCTACACTTTGTTCCTCCAAAGCATGACAAACACGAGAGCCAACATGATCATCCAGTAGAGAGGAGTGAAGAGAGAGAAGCTGGTCGTAGGTCAGAGCAGCGAGAGGAAGAAATCATAAACTAG
- the LOC107859401 gene encoding endonuclease MutS2 isoform X2 — protein sequence MNLFTCSCKINNIFTLHLPILHINRRTTRFSIRFSSESTHRLKLAESLQSETLELLEWPALCQQLSSFTSTSMGFDAAESARIPVGRTPDESRKLLSQTSAAVAVPRPLDFTGIQDVSSIVDASVAGGILSIGELCAVKRTLAAARFLLQQLEEIASQGDFSERYSPLKEILHSCDYLVELEQKIEFCIDCSFSVILDRASEDLEIIRSERKRNMDNLESLLKKISTRVFQGGGFDRPLVTERRSRMCVAISASHRSLLPNAVILGPNTGGKTASMKTLGLASMMLKAGMYLPAQNQPRLPWFDLILADIGDQQSLEQSLSTFSGHISRLCEILEVASRESLVLIDEIGSGTDPSEGVALSESILQYLKDRVNLAVVTTHYADLTRLKEKDSRFETAATEFSLETLQPTYRILWGSMGESNALNIAKSMGFDERIIEQAVLWVNKLTPDKQQEQKGLLYRSLLEERDGLESQAMEAASLHSDIMNIYNEINNETQDLDEREGALKSRQTHEIQQEVNTVKNEIQTIVQRFESQLRNASADDINTLVKKAEAAIASIIEAHQPSKDSLVREIGQSLYTPQVGEQVYVKAFGNKLATVVEEPGDDDNILVQYGKIRVRVDRRSIRPIPPDASSSAAHLKTQVQQIRNLRDLRSLSEASKNQQDSFGAVVQTSKNTIDLRGLRAEDASLQLNMAIDSRAPNSVLFVIHGMGTGVLKESALKLLRDHPRVVKFEQESPMNYGCTVAYIK from the exons atgaATCTCTTCACCTGCAGCTGCAAAATCAACAATATCTTCACCCTTCATCTTCCTATCCTTCACATCAACCGCCGTACAACTCGTTTCTCCATCCGCTTCTCATCCGAGTCAACTCACAGACTCAAACTCGCCGAGTCACTACAATCCGAAACCCTGGAGCTTCTAGAATGGCCCGCACTCTGTCAGCAGCTCTCTTCCTTCACTTCCACTTCCATGGGATTCGATGCAGCAGAATCTGCTCGGATTCCGGTGGGGAGAACTCCCGATGAGAGTAGGAAACTCCTCTCTCAGACCTCCGCCGCCGTGGCAGTTCCTCGGCCGTTGGATTTTACCGGAATTCAGGATGTTTCATCCATCGTTGATGCTTCCGTTGCTGGAGGAATACTCTCTATTGGTGAACTTTGCGCTGTGAAACGGACATTGGCTGCGGCGAGATTTTTACTTCAACAGTTGGAGGAGATTGCCTCGCAGGGTGACTTTTCTGAAAG GTACTCTCCTCTGAAGGAAATTCTTCACAGTTGTGATTATCTTGTGGAATTGGAGCAAAAAATAGAATTCTGTATTGATTGCAGCTTTTCAGTAATCCTTGACAGAGCTAGTGAAGATTTGGAAATTATAAGGTCTGAGAGAAAGAGGAACATGGATAATCTAGAATCATTGTTGAAGAAAATATCAACTCGAGTTTTTCAAGGTGGAGGATTTGACAGGCCTTTAGTGACCGAGCGCCGTTCAAGAATGTGTGTTGCTATCAGTGCTTCGCATAGATCTTTGCTTCCCAATGCTGTAATCCTAG GCCCTAACACCGGAGGTAAAACGGCTTCAATGAAGACCCTAGGACTGGCTTCTATGATGTTGAAGGCTGGCATGTATTTGCCTGCCCAAAATCAACCACGGCTTCCATGGTTTGATCTCATTCTGGCAGACATTGGAGACCAACAG TCTCTGGAACAAAGTTTGTCAACCTTTAGTGGGCACATTTCACGGCTTTGTGAGATTCTAGAAGTCGCTTCTAGAGAATCTCTAGTTCTTATCGATGAAATTGGAAGTGGCACTGATCCTTCAGAAGGTGTAGCACTTTCAGAAAGCATACTGCAATATCTCAAGGACAGGGTCAATTTAGCTGTTGTAACTACCCACTATGCAGATTTAACTCGCTTAAAAGAAAAGGACAGTCGGTTTGAAACAGCAGCAACAGAGTTTTCCTTGGAGACTCTACAGCCTACCTATCGGATTCTCTGGGGAAGCATGGGAGAATCAAATGCCTTAAATATTGCAAAATCAATGGGCTTTGATGAAAGAATAATTGAGCAAGCAGTATTATGGGTGAACAAATTAACACCAGACAAGCAACAGGAGCAGAAGGGCTTACTTTATCGGTCACTACTTGAAGAAAGAGACGGACTAGAATCTCAAGCAATGGAAGCTGCTTCTCTTCATTCAGACATTATGAATATTTATAATGAG ATCAATAATGAAACACAAGATCTTGATGAACGTGAAGGAGCCCTCAAATCAAGGCAAACACATGAAATCCAACAGGAAGTGAATACTGTGAAAAATGAGATCCAAACTATAGTACAGCGGTTTGAGAGCCAACTCAGAAATGCAAGTGCTGACGATATTAATACACTTGTAAAAAAAGCGGAAGCTGCTATTGCATCGATAATTGAAGCTCATCAGCCTAGTAAAGATTCTCTTGTCAGAGAAATAGGCCAGAGCCTTTACACACCACAGGTTGGTGAACAAGTATATGTGAAGGCGTTTGGAAATAAGTTAGCCACTGTGGTTGAGGAACCTGGAGATGATGACAATATCCTTGTTCAATATGGAAAAATCAGAGTCCGAGTGGACAGACGCAGTATAAGACCCATCCCCCCTGATGCTTCTTCCAGTGCAGCTCACTTGAAAACCCAG GTTCAGCAGATCAGGAATCTTAGGGACCTTCGAAGTCTTTCTGAAGCAAGCAAAAATCAGCAGGATTCTTTTGGCGCTGTGGTGCAGACATCTAAAAACACAATAGACTTGCGTGGCCTGCGGGCAGAGGATGCTTCCCTCCAGCTAAACATGGCCATTGATTCAAGAGCTCCTAATTCTGTTCTTTTTGTAATTCATGGGATGGGCACTGGGGTCCTTAAGGAATCTGCACTTAAATTACTAAGAGACCATCCTCGTGTTGTTAAGTTTGAACAGGAAAGTCCTATGAATTATGGCTGTACAGTTGCTTATATCAAATGA
- the LOC107859402 gene encoding stem-specific protein TSJT1 — MLAVFEQSIGKPPPELRQKKEAKTKEEIAESFKSWKPDLTFYQLSNGNFMAFSHGNETPSHPRSIVVMDDIFCIFSGGLDNTYDLRKHYGLSRQATEAMIMVEAYKVLRDRAPYPPDQVIKELEGKFAFILFDSKASTLFLARDRDGSVPLHWGTATDGSLVCSDDSEFLQASCGKLYTPFPPGCIFISDTGLISFDHPMHKVKAIAREDDDGNVNAVIFQVDLYTKLHSIPRRGSAANWAGATTVE; from the exons ATGTTGGCTGTGTTTGAACAGTCCATTGGGAAGCCTCCTCCAGAACTGAGACAGAAAAAGGAGGCTAAAACAAAGGAAGAAATTGCAGAAAGTTTCAAATCATGGAAGCCAGACTTAACTTTTTACCAACTTTCTAATGGGAATTTCATGGCTTTTTCTCATGGAAATGAAACCCCTTCACATCCAAG GTCTATTGTGGTGATGGATGATATATTCTGCATCTTTTCTGGTGGTTTAGACAACACCTATGATTTGAGGAAACATTATGGTCTGTCAAGACAAGCTACAGAGGCAATGATAATGGTCGAGGCTTACAAGGTTTTAAGGGATCGGGCGCCGTATCCTCCTGATCAAGTCATCAAAGAACTTGAAGGCAAATTTGCTTTCATTCTGTTTGACTCTAAAGCTTCTACTCTTTTTCTTGCTAGG GATCGCGATGGAAGTGTCCCATTACACTGGGGAACTGCTACTGATGGATCATTAGTATGTTCCGATGATTCAGAATTCCTTCAAGCTTCTTGTGGGAAATTGTATACCCCATTTCCTCCAG GGTGTATCTTCATAAGTGACACTGGGCTAATAAGCTTTGATCACCCAATGCACAAAGTAAAAGCTATTGCGCgtgaagatgatgatggaaatgtCAACGCTGTGATTTTCCAGGTGGACTTGTATACAAAACTGCACAGCATTCCACGTCGTGGAAGTGCTGCAAATTGGGCAGGTGCCACTACGGTTGAATGA